The DNA region CATCCCCATCTGTGAAGAGCTTGCAGTGGCTTTTATCATTCATATGACCCTGCACTGCTTCTGTTGAGTAGAAGGATTTCCCTTTCTCATTGCACCACAGGCAGATTTTCCCAACACCAACTTTTTCTCCTGCGCagggggggaaagagaaaaaaaagaaaagcataatTTTGAGTTTACATTCAATTCAATGATCAATATTGGCATCCCTGAAGTGGTTATCTCCACTTGCAGATGGGAGACCTGAGTCACAGCCAGGGTAAGTGACTTTCTCCAGATTAGAGAGTCATTGCCAGAAACTGAATTAGGGTCCTGGTCCCCTTGGACTTTAACCGCTCTGCCTCCTCACAGAAGAAGTCCATGTATTTAAAGAATAATTCAAATGACAAACAGAGGGCTTTACACATACTGGGCAAAAACTCTGTGAGATGctataaaaaaagtttttttttgtgcATTTTCTTGCTCGTTCCAAGGAGTCAATTCCTATGAGAAGAGCTTTAGTGACGATAGATAAATTTAATATGAATCTGGTTTGATTATAGCAAACATTCCATGTGCGGTGGAGCTGCTTTCTTGTAACTGTAATAGTAGTTTGGCAAATATTTGCATCATCATTCACTAGGAGAGTCCATGTAAAAGGCACACCCCGTGTAAATATTTTAGAACTTGAAGTTTTTTGCATAAACCTCATGCTGTTTAAACCAATACTATTAGAGATCAGGTTAAGACCTAATATGGGGGCAGACTATCCAAAAGCTGTCCAGTGCACCAGGGTTCTtatactttcctctgaagcatctggtactggtcactgtcagagacagtacATTGAACTAAATAGACCTGAGGCCTGATAGAATATGGTTATTCCTAGATCTACTGGAATTAAGTCATACATTTGACTGAATGAAAGTCATGAATACCACATGACACTGAAGTCATAGCTCAAATCTTGGAGACTTTATTGCAACAAAACAGGGTATTTAaccttggtggtggtggggggatgggggggtgggtgaAGAAGAGTCATGCTTACCCAAGTACTTAATCAGTCCCCTGAGATCCACAAGGTATTCTACATCTGGAATAAAGAAACTGTGGGCTTTTGTCATGTGGGCCACATTTTTCATGAGAGAGCTTGAATGGTGAGGACAAAACAAGCAGTCTGTGAGTGGTACTGCACCAGCAGCAATCTGTTTCTCATCTTCCCCCACTGCACCTTCCATCTGCTCATCTTCAGAATCTCCAGCTTCATCAGAATCTGCATCCTCCCAGCCTTTCAGTGCAAGTTAAAACATTAGGTTTATTTACATCTTTTTTTCAAGCAAATAAGTGTAATCTGTATGCTCTAGTACAGAATATGTTTACATCACCAATAATAATTATAAACTGATACAAAATGCTGTGTTCTAATTACTATACAGATATTTAAAATCAATCAAGTGGTGAGCTCAGACCACTGTCAATAAAACTAACCTACAAAGAAATGACGGAAGCTTAAGGCAAAAGTCAAAACTGCTCATAACAGGGTCACCAGATCTAAGAATTTAGTTACAATCTTCTCTACTATGAAAATCCTATTGCTCTTTAGAAGCAACATTACTACTGTACCATGTAACATTAAAACAAAGCATAACTGGTAAAAAAGCAACCCAATTCTGTCATAAACCATGAGGATTTTGATTTCTTGTAGTGACTTAGCAGCCTGAGCAGAAAGTTATAAAATCAAAGATACTCTTTTCAGATATACATCTTTAtgacaaaagaaacattttaagttATCTATAAGCAGCGTTCTTAAAGTAACTGGAGCTACGTAATTGCTTTCATGTCACTTGTACTGCTTTCAGTCATGGTTTTTTCTCCTCTGATACTCATGCAAGATCCCACACATTGCTCTATCTATATATTTCAAATTTCACTGGGGAGGGTAacagtgtgggggggaagggcatCAAGATAATTTCCTGTGACACTTCAATCTTCTGTAAATGCCAAAAAGGGCCAACTGAGAAGGCTGTTTGTGATGTCCATTAGGAACCAGAAGACagtaaactcatttcacataggccactaaAGAGTTCTCAGATGGTAACTATTAATTACCAACCTAGATGGGATTCAAACCAGTGACCTGATAATGTTACTATTGGATATTGGTTTCTAGCTTTAAAAGCCTGAAACTGACAATCCTTTGACCTTTGTTTGCAGTATTGCTGCAGctgcgttggtcccaggataatcAGAGAGAGACCACTCCTTTCTTACTCTATCTAATCCTTTCATCGTACACCTCTAAACAAATAGCACTGGTATCAAAACGTTAAAGGTAAAATGAACACTCAGAAACCTCCTAAGATACAGTGTTACAACTTAAATATATCTTAAAGCAAAATAGTTGCATGTTGGTTTCTTCTTTATATATCTTCCAAAGCAGAGTACACAAACGGGTTTACCCTACAACAGTTGATGATGTGTCTAACATCTAACACATGGGGACCTGatccccactgacatcaatggaattaTTTCAGCATAAATCTGCTGTAACGGAGTGGAGCATTAGGCTAAGGAGTGCAGGTCCTGCACTGCTTTTGATGGACATAACAGAAGCAGTAGTTATGAGAGAAAAACACATGACCTCTATTCTTAGTAACTAGACCTCTATTCTTAGTAACTAGAAAAATTTTCAGttaatctttaaaaagaaaaaagttatgaATGAGATCGCTGGCCACTAAACCTTGCTAGACTTGAATCTTTCTTCCCTCTTTATGGCAAATATTTTTTGGTGGGAACCTCTTCTGTGTGAACTTTCATTAGAAAAAAGCCTCCCCCATGGAATTGTTAATGTTTTCCTGCCTGcagaaattttattaaaaacacataGGGGGCTCCTACCCAAAACCAACCACTAAGTTTGCTTACCCAGAGCCACCATTTTACCACCTTGCTGGTTTTCTTACCTTcttccatatcctcctcatccTCTGCATCCTGTTTTGCCAGTTTCCGTGCCTGCTGTTCAAACCACTGCACCCTTGGAGGTTTTTCCAATTGCTCTCTGCTCTGTGACAAATTACCTCCAGCAGAAGGTGGAGAGCTGCTTGTATCAGTTGGGAGCAATGGTATCTTCTTTGGAGACAAGGATGGCTGGGCCCTGACAGCTTGCTGAATAGCTGTATTTATTTCATCGTTGTTCAGGCTCTCCGGGGCCAGCCCCTTTTCCAGGTTCTTCTCATTTAACGTTTCTACCTTCTTGTTGACAGCCTGGAGAGCTTTTTTTTCAAGTTCTAGGTGCTTCTTGGACTTCAAATGATTCTCATAGGCATTGAACGTGGAGAACCTCTTGCTGCAAGCTGTGCAGTAGGTGGCAGTGACTTTGTTCTGTTCCTCTGTCACTGCTCTCTGAGCTAGGACTCTCTCTTGGAAATTCTCGGCAGTGACAGGTGGCATGTCAGCAACTTTCCGTTTTAGATTATATCTATGCCAGTCGGTTTTGTAGTGGGCACGCTGAACGGCAGCATCCTTAAAAGCCACACGGCACGTAATGCAAGTATAAGACGCCATTACTGGGAAGCAAAGAAAAGCAGCATATCAAAAGAAAGTGATCAAAAtatggcaggag from Gopherus evgoodei ecotype Sinaloan lineage chromosome 2, rGopEvg1_v1.p, whole genome shotgun sequence includes:
- the ZNF622 gene encoding zinc finger protein 622, producing MASYTCITCRVAFKDAAVQRAHYKTDWHRYNLKRKVADMPPVTAENFQERVLAQRAVTEEQNKVTATYCTACSKRFSTFNAYENHLKSKKHLELEKKALQAVNKKVETLNEKNLEKGLAPESLNNDEINTAIQQAVRAQPSLSPKKIPLLPTDTSSSPPSAGGNLSQSREQLEKPPRVQWFEQQARKLAKQDAEDEEDMEEGWEDADSDEAGDSEDEQMEGAVGEDEKQIAAGAVPLTDCLFCPHHSSSLMKNVAHMTKAHSFFIPDVEYLVDLRGLIKYLGEKVGVGKICLWCNEKGKSFYSTEAVQGHMNDKSHCKLFTDGDAALEFADFYDFRSSYPDHEEGEDVVMSGELPAGKNLEYDDESMELILPSGARVGHRSLMRYYKQRFGLSRAVVVAKNKAAVGRVLQQYKALGWTSTTGAALARERDMQYLQRMKSKWMLKTGMSNNATKQMHFRMQVRF